Proteins encoded within one genomic window of Deltaproteobacteria bacterium:
- the sppA gene encoding signal peptide peptidase SppA has product MKPRPRLPLLLTLALLAGALPARAQVLAPGLRPPATDVALAEGTSDLGLNPAALLFQTGHELRIQYQTDGAGTPESRDAVRVAYGLSRRNLAMALHGSWTDDRMVPRGDERWLGGSLAFGGRAFSVGLSARGLATRDPARARLFAYDFAVGGRPHEHLSYGFSVRDLASRAIDPAYAFGLGTSLLRGRLTLGTSWSWSGTDRIFASSGEVGWTARLRALHGLELLAGGSHRLDGSEGAHRIEVGLRIDLSHLGVAVTGSPVSRRLDTGEQGLTSSLDVRISSARHSSIVSGIGMAVLDLDDLLADGGSLLFGRSRRDRLLELLALLDQARRDREISGVLIRAAGGASLSMAEVEELRAALARLRQSGKKTTFYLEAADDALYYLATGADRILAAPGAVFLVNGLSSTSIYLRRLLDELGIRAEFARIGRYKNAPDTFLEEDISEAEAEVRTSLLGDLSPRYRQAVGAARDLGAERLDALLAEGILGARAALEAGLIDALVYPDELDEQALARQEGAPAGARTRLIHRYGARRHAGHPWGPRTAIAVVEIRGTIVPGETPSSLFDDAASVTGARTFARQMEDARRDPEVAAIVLRIDSGGGDAHASDLMWRAVKLAAKEKPVVASMGSVAASGGYYAAAGADLIVADPSTLTGSIGIFAGHVDLSALFTELGVVVSSLDGAPNARILGFDHGWSESERASMERFVKAGYDLFLDRVAKGRRLSVEEVDALGQGRVWTGAQAHERGLVDELGGFERAVALAKERAGIDPGEVVELDFRGLAGPQLRPFGGEGGPLTLLPENLSAKVKALLPVLELLGSGRALALSPVWVEVR; this is encoded by the coding sequence ATGAAGCCTCGACCTCGCCTGCCCCTCCTCCTGACCCTCGCCCTCCTCGCCGGAGCCCTCCCGGCGCGCGCCCAGGTGCTGGCGCCGGGCCTGCGCCCGCCGGCCACCGACGTGGCCCTGGCCGAGGGCACGAGCGACCTCGGCCTCAACCCGGCGGCGCTCCTCTTCCAGACCGGGCACGAGCTGCGCATCCAGTACCAGACCGACGGCGCGGGCACGCCCGAGAGCCGCGACGCGGTCCGGGTCGCCTACGGCCTCTCGCGGCGGAACCTGGCGATGGCCCTCCACGGGAGCTGGACCGACGATCGGATGGTCCCCCGGGGTGACGAGCGCTGGCTGGGCGGCTCGCTGGCCTTCGGCGGCCGCGCCTTCTCGGTGGGGCTCTCGGCCCGGGGGCTGGCCACCCGCGATCCGGCCCGCGCCCGGCTCTTCGCCTACGACTTCGCGGTGGGCGGCCGCCCCCACGAGCACCTCTCCTACGGCTTCTCGGTGCGTGACCTCGCGAGCCGGGCGATCGATCCGGCCTACGCCTTCGGGCTGGGCACCTCCCTGCTCCGCGGGCGCCTCACCCTGGGCACCTCCTGGAGTTGGTCCGGCACCGATCGCATCTTCGCCAGCAGCGGAGAGGTGGGCTGGACCGCCCGCCTGCGCGCGCTCCACGGCCTCGAGCTCCTCGCGGGCGGCAGTCACCGCCTCGACGGCAGCGAGGGCGCCCACCGCATCGAGGTCGGCCTGCGGATCGACCTCTCGCACCTCGGCGTCGCCGTCACCGGCTCGCCGGTCTCCCGCCGCCTGGACACCGGTGAGCAGGGCCTCACCAGCAGCCTCGACGTCCGGATCTCCTCCGCCCGCCACTCCTCGATCGTCAGCGGGATCGGCATGGCCGTGCTCGATCTCGACGACCTCCTCGCCGACGGCGGCAGCCTCCTCTTCGGTCGCAGCCGGCGGGACCGCCTCCTGGAGCTCCTCGCCCTCCTCGATCAGGCCCGCCGCGATCGGGAGATCTCCGGGGTGCTGATCCGCGCCGCCGGGGGCGCCTCCCTCTCGATGGCCGAGGTGGAGGAGCTGCGCGCGGCGCTCGCCCGCCTGCGACAGAGCGGCAAGAAGACGACCTTCTACCTCGAGGCCGCCGACGACGCCCTCTACTACCTGGCAACCGGCGCCGACCGCATCCTCGCCGCGCCGGGGGCGGTCTTCCTGGTCAACGGGCTCTCCTCGACGTCGATCTACCTGCGGCGCCTCCTCGACGAGCTGGGCATCCGGGCCGAGTTCGCCCGCATCGGCCGCTACAAGAACGCCCCCGACACCTTCCTCGAGGAGGACATCTCGGAGGCCGAGGCCGAGGTGCGCACCTCGCTGCTGGGCGATCTCTCCCCGCGCTACCGGCAGGCGGTCGGCGCGGCCCGGGACCTCGGCGCCGAGCGGCTCGACGCGCTCCTGGCCGAAGGGATCCTCGGCGCCCGCGCGGCCCTCGAGGCCGGGCTGATCGACGCCCTGGTCTACCCCGACGAGCTGGACGAGCAGGCCCTCGCCCGGCAGGAGGGCGCGCCCGCCGGCGCCCGGACCCGGCTCATCCACCGCTACGGCGCCCGCCGCCACGCCGGCCACCCCTGGGGCCCGCGGACGGCCATCGCCGTGGTGGAGATCCGCGGGACCATCGTGCCCGGAGAGACCCCCTCCTCCCTCTTCGACGACGCCGCCAGCGTCACCGGCGCCCGGACCTTCGCCCGGCAGATGGAGGACGCCCGCCGGGACCCCGAGGTCGCCGCCATCGTGCTGCGGATCGACAGCGGCGGCGGGGACGCCCACGCCTCCGACCTGATGTGGCGGGCGGTGAAGCTCGCCGCCAAGGAGAAGCCGGTGGTCGCCTCCATGGGGAGCGTGGCGGCCAGCGGTGGCTACTACGCCGCCGCCGGCGCCGATCTGATCGTCGCCGATCCCTCCACCCTCACCGGCAGCATCGGCATCTTCGCCGGCCACGTCGATCTCTCCGCGCTCTTCACCGAGCTCGGGGTGGTGGTCTCCTCCCTCGACGGCGCCCCCAACGCCCGGATCCTCGGCTTCGATCACGGCTGGAGCGAGTCCGAGCGGGCCTCGATGGAGCGCTTCGTGAAGGCCGGCTACGACCTCTTCCTGGACCGGGTGGCCAAGGGCCGCCGCCTCTCGGTGGAGGAGGTCGATGCCCTGGGTCAGGGTCGGGTCTGGACCGGCGCGCAGGCCCACGAGCGGGGGCTGGTCGACGAGCTCGGCGGCTTCGAGCGCGCGGTCGCCCTCGCGAAGGAGCGGGCGGGCATCGATCCCGGCGAGGTGGTGGAGCTGGACTTCCGCGGCCTGGCCGGCCCGCAGCTGCGCCCCTTCGGGGGCGAGGGAGGGCCCCTCACCTTGCTCCCCGAGAACCTTTCCGCGAAGGTGAAAGCTCTCTTGCCGGTACTCGAGCTGCTGGGGAGCGGCCGGGCGCTGGCGCTCTCTCCCGTCTGGGTGGAGGTCCGATAG
- a CDS encoding AAA family ATPase → MSDASLEHLPDWARSLGRHYLAGGVSTFVLHGNTRDLQPIGKSEGGVGHVSLRVLLTDHLFSGRDLILHFDRSAGLRADTKGQQQALLRSVEAYDEVHGTNYGVSLPRTPGRAFPLIESLLRRRVADRKRVTVVLDFAETLAPAQPAAGMSADDRYALVTLQRWAHDATFLSADLSIVLITEQLADLSPALVGSPYVQSISVPRPDAEGRRSFLRDRLAGRALSELSEVSEDQLVQATAGLSRIHLGRILEGGSPEGGRLDPATLEKRKAAVLAAEAHGLLEVVQPSHGLDAVAGHEGVKRRLRDAAAALSRGRGDVLPMGYLICGPVGTGKTFLATCFAAEVGVPCVKLKNFRSQWVGATEANLERILALLKAMWPVVVIVDEADAFLGDRDQGGDSGVGQRVFAAIASFMGNTDYRGKILWFLLTARPDLLPVDIKRQGRAEEHLPLFPPESPEEIDALFRALLKKNAVPTGVETISDLLPEESRLSGAELEAVIARAHFRAATDERQSVTPEDLEAVLADFRPPSYPEAIALQTLVAVRESTSREVLPEGLRDLDPAEVHQRIARLLALVD, encoded by the coding sequence ATGAGCGATGCAAGCCTCGAACACCTCCCCGACTGGGCCCGCTCCCTCGGCCGCCACTACCTCGCCGGCGGGGTCTCGACCTTCGTCCTCCACGGCAACACCCGTGACCTGCAGCCGATCGGGAAGAGCGAGGGAGGGGTCGGACACGTCTCCCTGCGCGTGCTGCTCACCGATCACCTCTTCTCCGGCCGCGACCTCATCCTCCACTTCGATCGCTCGGCGGGGCTGCGCGCCGACACCAAGGGGCAGCAGCAGGCCCTCCTGCGATCGGTGGAGGCCTACGACGAGGTGCACGGCACGAACTACGGCGTGAGCCTGCCGCGCACCCCCGGCCGGGCCTTCCCCCTGATCGAGAGCCTCCTACGCCGGCGGGTGGCCGATCGGAAGCGGGTCACGGTGGTCCTCGACTTCGCCGAGACCCTCGCCCCGGCCCAGCCCGCGGCGGGGATGAGCGCCGACGACCGCTACGCCCTGGTCACCCTGCAGCGCTGGGCCCACGACGCGACCTTCCTCTCGGCGGATCTCTCCATCGTCCTGATCACCGAGCAGCTCGCCGATCTCTCGCCCGCCCTGGTGGGCAGCCCCTACGTGCAGTCGATCTCCGTCCCGCGCCCCGACGCGGAGGGGCGCCGCAGCTTCCTGAGGGATCGCCTCGCCGGCCGGGCGCTCTCCGAGCTCTCGGAGGTCTCGGAGGATCAGCTCGTGCAGGCGACGGCGGGCCTCTCCCGGATCCACCTCGGGCGGATCCTCGAGGGGGGCTCGCCGGAGGGGGGGCGCCTCGACCCGGCGACCCTGGAGAAGCGCAAGGCCGCCGTCCTCGCCGCCGAGGCCCACGGCCTGCTGGAGGTCGTCCAGCCCTCCCACGGCCTCGACGCGGTCGCTGGCCACGAGGGGGTGAAGCGGCGGCTGCGGGACGCGGCGGCGGCGCTCTCCCGCGGGCGTGGGGACGTGCTGCCCATGGGCTACCTGATCTGCGGTCCGGTGGGCACGGGCAAGACCTTCCTCGCCACCTGCTTCGCCGCCGAGGTGGGCGTGCCCTGCGTGAAGCTCAAGAACTTCCGCTCCCAGTGGGTGGGCGCCACCGAGGCCAACCTCGAGCGGATCCTGGCGCTGCTCAAGGCCATGTGGCCGGTGGTGGTCATCGTCGACGAGGCCGACGCCTTCCTGGGTGATCGGGATCAGGGCGGCGACTCGGGCGTGGGGCAGCGCGTCTTCGCGGCCATCGCCTCCTTCATGGGCAACACCGACTATCGCGGGAAGATCCTCTGGTTCCTGCTCACGGCGCGCCCCGACCTGTTGCCGGTGGACATCAAGCGGCAGGGGAGAGCCGAGGAGCACCTGCCCCTCTTCCCCCCCGAGTCCCCCGAGGAGATCGACGCCCTCTTCCGGGCGCTCCTGAAGAAGAACGCCGTGCCCACCGGCGTCGAGACCATCAGCGACCTCCTGCCCGAGGAGAGCCGGCTCTCCGGGGCCGAGCTCGAGGCGGTGATCGCCCGGGCGCACTTCCGGGCGGCCACCGACGAGCGGCAGAGCGTCACCCCCGAGGATCTCGAGGCGGTGCTGGCCGACTTCCGGCCGCCCTCCTACCCCGAGGCCATCGCCCTCCAGACCCTGGTGGCGGTGCGCGAGTCCACCAGCCGCGAGGTGCTGCCGGAGGGCCTGCGGGACCTCGATCCTGCCGAGGTGCACCAGCGCATCGCGCGGCTGCTGGCCCTCGTCGACTGA
- a CDS encoding response regulator, translating to MSKKVLVIDDEEPVAEAMSQLCQQMGFEVQTCLEAAQVMKLVEEFVPDLVILDLFLPGSDGMKLAAQIRSSTGPKLGMLAVSGVLKQASTGRELWQKFQCDFLGKPFDNKAFQTKVAQRLGIPVPGQAAEQKRRAPHRAVVQTPEATDFQSLLAQDPAYRIYLRLYEQRASGHLELVRGKARRRITFHHGQIRHASSNLAKENVGMMQVANGTIEEEAFRKAVELAQKKKLPLADALLKKKVLGQGELDRALAMQVEEVATAAMGWADGEASFVVDPHGAAATPDHRIHPLKAILEGVRRFYPTETLKSFLGQRQAAYLVRTPLLDRESYTLRQVAPGERVTPQIAGTITLGILMDQVPDEDLPLLFALVGTGLLRLSKTAQDSAAPAEAAPPPSAPAGPARGAPGVRPPGAPGAPPLQRPPPAAPPPSITPPTMGGPATPAPAPAAPPAAAAPVQVDLDAGQVFSPEDQQARAEIARMHKAMAEQSHYEVLGVPHNARDETIQQAYLELARQWHTDRFAGFNLGAAAPKLEEIFARIGAAKENLADKERRAEYDVYLDRKARGLPTDVGQILKAQELFEKAAILVKAGKAPKALPLLQQAIELDHSQAEFYVYRAYARFLTEGDAVAAESRAQIEKALQELPRLAEGYFFLGLIALKAGNDDEATSHFKRVLSIEANHGGAQQQLRVLARRQEKGKGGGLLGRLRGK from the coding sequence ATGTCGAAGAAGGTCCTGGTCATCGACGACGAGGAGCCCGTCGCCGAGGCGATGAGCCAGCTCTGCCAGCAGATGGGCTTCGAGGTGCAGACCTGCCTCGAGGCCGCCCAGGTCATGAAGCTGGTGGAGGAGTTCGTGCCGGATCTGGTGATCCTCGACCTCTTCCTCCCGGGCAGCGACGGCATGAAGCTGGCCGCCCAGATCCGCTCCTCCACCGGCCCGAAGCTGGGGATGCTGGCGGTCAGCGGCGTCCTGAAGCAGGCGAGCACCGGCCGCGAGCTCTGGCAGAAGTTCCAGTGCGACTTCCTGGGGAAGCCCTTCGACAACAAGGCCTTCCAGACCAAGGTCGCCCAGCGCCTGGGCATCCCCGTCCCCGGCCAGGCCGCCGAGCAGAAGCGGCGGGCGCCGCACCGGGCCGTGGTGCAGACGCCGGAGGCCACCGACTTCCAGTCCCTGCTGGCCCAGGATCCTGCCTACCGGATCTACCTGCGCCTCTACGAGCAGCGGGCCTCGGGTCACCTCGAGCTGGTGAGGGGCAAGGCCCGCCGGCGCATCACTTTCCACCACGGCCAGATCCGCCACGCCTCCAGCAACCTCGCGAAGGAGAACGTGGGGATGATGCAGGTGGCGAACGGGACCATCGAGGAGGAGGCCTTCCGCAAGGCGGTGGAGCTCGCTCAGAAGAAGAAGCTGCCCCTGGCCGACGCCCTGCTCAAGAAGAAGGTCCTGGGCCAGGGTGAGCTGGACCGGGCCCTGGCCATGCAGGTCGAGGAGGTGGCGACCGCCGCCATGGGCTGGGCCGACGGCGAGGCCAGCTTCGTGGTCGATCCCCACGGGGCGGCCGCGACCCCCGACCACCGGATCCACCCCCTCAAGGCGATCCTCGAGGGCGTCCGGCGCTTCTACCCGACCGAGACCCTGAAGAGCTTCCTGGGCCAGCGGCAGGCCGCCTACCTCGTGCGCACGCCCCTGCTGGATCGCGAGTCCTACACCCTGCGGCAGGTCGCCCCCGGCGAGCGGGTCACCCCGCAGATCGCGGGCACGATCACCCTGGGCATCCTGATGGATCAGGTCCCCGACGAGGACCTGCCCCTCCTCTTCGCGCTGGTGGGCACCGGGCTGCTGCGCCTCTCGAAGACCGCTCAGGACTCGGCCGCCCCCGCGGAGGCCGCGCCGCCCCCCTCGGCTCCGGCGGGTCCGGCTCGGGGTGCCCCCGGGGTCCGGCCTCCCGGCGCGCCGGGCGCGCCGCCCCTGCAGCGGCCCCCGCCCGCCGCGCCGCCTCCCTCGATCACGCCGCCGACCATGGGGGGGCCCGCCACCCCCGCGCCCGCGCCCGCGGCGCCTCCCGCCGCGGCCGCCCCGGTCCAGGTCGACCTCGACGCCGGACAGGTCTTCTCCCCGGAGGATCAGCAGGCCCGCGCCGAGATCGCCCGGATGCACAAGGCGATGGCCGAGCAGTCCCACTACGAGGTGCTCGGCGTCCCCCACAACGCCCGGGACGAGACCATCCAGCAGGCCTACCTCGAGCTGGCCCGGCAGTGGCACACCGACCGCTTCGCCGGCTTCAACCTCGGCGCCGCCGCGCCCAAGCTCGAGGAGATCTTCGCCCGCATTGGCGCGGCCAAGGAGAACCTGGCCGACAAGGAGCGCCGGGCCGAGTACGACGTCTACCTCGATCGCAAGGCCCGCGGCCTGCCGACCGACGTGGGGCAGATCCTCAAGGCCCAGGAGCTCTTCGAGAAGGCCGCGATCCTGGTGAAGGCCGGGAAGGCCCCCAAGGCCCTGCCCCTCCTCCAGCAGGCCATCGAGCTCGACCACTCCCAGGCCGAGTTCTACGTCTACCGGGCCTACGCCCGCTTCCTCACCGAGGGCGACGCCGTCGCCGCCGAGTCCCGGGCGCAGATCGAGAAGGCCCTCCAGGAGCTCCCCCGCCTGGCCGAGGGCTACTTCTTCCTCGGGCTCATCGCCCTGAAGGCCGGCAACGACGACGAGGCCACCTCGCACTTCAAGCGGGTGCTCTCGATCGAGGCGAACCACGGCGGCGCCCAGCAGCAGCTGCGGGTCCTCGCGCGCCGCCAGGAGAAGGGCAAGGGCGGCGGGCTCCTCGGCCGTCTCCGCGGCAAGTAG
- a CDS encoding GreA/GreB family elongation factor has product MEKEAVLRAVRARIEADLEAAIRAQADAVQGATHEEARPENDKDTRGLEQSYLARGLAARVDELEQAKSAFLSISGARSRVGLGALVVVEDEEGETQVYLVGPAAGGLEVEVEGETVKVITPSSPLGRALVGKGAEDEATVRAPKGVRELVILRVA; this is encoded by the coding sequence ATGGAGAAGGAAGCCGTGCTGCGCGCCGTGCGCGCCCGGATCGAGGCCGACCTCGAGGCCGCGATCCGCGCGCAGGCGGACGCGGTGCAGGGGGCCACCCACGAGGAGGCCCGGCCCGAGAACGACAAGGACACCCGCGGCCTGGAGCAGTCCTACCTCGCCCGCGGCCTCGCCGCGCGGGTGGACGAGCTCGAGCAGGCGAAGAGCGCCTTCCTCTCGATCTCGGGAGCGAGGAGCAGGGTCGGCCTCGGCGCGCTGGTCGTCGTCGAGGACGAGGAGGGCGAGACCCAGGTCTACCTGGTCGGCCCCGCCGCCGGCGGCCTGGAGGTGGAGGTGGAGGGAGAGACGGTGAAGGTGATCACCCCGAGCTCACCCCTCGGCCGGGCGCTCGTGGGCAAGGGCGCCGAGGACGAGGCCACGGTGCGCGCCCCCAAGGGCGTGCGTGAGCTGGTGATCCTGCGCGTGGCCTGA
- a CDS encoding DUF4124 domain-containing protein, whose amino-acid sequence MALILSLLIALPVLVVALAIGAGLLVLACKIVRVESPGLTGAMWTLFVAAVVQLVVVGGLLFLVMGASLASGDRQALASLGGPAGIGINLAGFALTALVFWRMLGLSSYARALLLNLVYSLLGMALALLLALGLMLAGNLVSSRLNWSELIEQTQRADELRPPPGEKALGGTVYRWKDAEGRTRYSESPPPSGTDYEVVEMAP is encoded by the coding sequence ATGGCGCTCATCCTCTCGCTCCTGATCGCGCTCCCGGTCCTCGTCGTCGCCCTCGCCATCGGCGCCGGGCTGCTCGTCCTGGCCTGCAAGATCGTCCGGGTCGAGTCGCCGGGCCTGACCGGCGCCATGTGGACCCTCTTCGTCGCCGCCGTGGTCCAGCTGGTGGTGGTCGGCGGCCTGCTCTTCCTCGTCATGGGCGCCTCCCTGGCGAGCGGCGACCGGCAGGCGCTGGCGAGCCTGGGTGGCCCGGCCGGGATCGGCATCAACCTGGCCGGCTTCGCCCTCACCGCCCTCGTCTTCTGGCGGATGCTGGGGCTCTCGAGCTACGCGAGGGCGCTGCTGCTCAACCTCGTCTACTCGCTGCTCGGGATGGCGCTGGCCCTCCTCCTCGCCCTGGGGCTCATGCTGGCCGGCAACCTCGTCTCCTCCCGGCTGAACTGGTCGGAGCTGATCGAGCAGACGCAGCGGGCCGACGAGCTGCGGCCTCCCCCGGGGGAGAAGGCGCTCGGCGGCACCGTCTACCGGTGGAAGGACGCGGAGGGCCGGACCCGCTACTCGGAGAGCCCGCCGCCCTCGGGCACCGACTACGAGGTCGTGGAGATGGCGCCCTAG
- a CDS encoding Ca2+-dependent phosphoinositide-specific phospholipase C produces MTHHPGAHPTRRPEHPGRGLLLLLAGLAVACGGKVPQFPRDGELRLDQVQLLGTHNSYHLAPEGVTLPELAYSHAPLTTQLAQYGVRQFELDVNRIDPADPFEVFHIYTFDEETTCRRFTDCLSELKAWSDVNPLHVTLVVLLEPKDLFDAATVEDYFQQLEEEILSVWPRDRILAPADVQGSAASLAEAIGARGWPTLGEVRQKVLFVLLDGDEHREAYTHGGQDLDGRLLFASGGAGFPYGGFVLMDDPLGDPAAIPAAAEAGFLIRTRADTPGVEAPAGDTTRRDAALASGAHCISTDHPAPVEGVDYVVELPGGGVGRCNPVTAPADCTPADIEQPYHLPGD; encoded by the coding sequence ATGACCCATCACCCCGGAGCCCACCCCACCCGACGACCGGAGCACCCCGGGCGCGGGCTCCTCCTGCTGCTCGCCGGCCTCGCGGTGGCCTGCGGGGGGAAGGTCCCCCAGTTCCCGCGAGACGGCGAGCTGCGCCTCGACCAGGTCCAGCTGCTGGGCACCCACAACAGCTACCACCTGGCCCCCGAGGGGGTGACCCTCCCGGAGCTGGCCTACTCCCACGCCCCCCTGACCACCCAGCTCGCCCAGTACGGGGTGCGGCAGTTCGAGCTGGACGTGAACCGGATCGATCCGGCCGACCCCTTCGAGGTCTTCCACATCTACACCTTCGACGAGGAGACCACCTGCCGGCGCTTCACCGACTGCCTCTCCGAGCTGAAGGCCTGGTCCGACGTGAACCCGCTCCACGTCACGCTGGTGGTGCTGCTCGAGCCCAAGGATCTCTTCGACGCCGCGACCGTCGAGGACTACTTCCAGCAGCTCGAGGAGGAGATCCTCTCGGTCTGGCCTCGCGACCGGATCCTCGCCCCGGCGGACGTGCAGGGATCGGCCGCGAGCCTCGCCGAGGCGATCGGCGCTCGGGGCTGGCCCACCCTCGGTGAGGTGCGCCAGAAGGTCCTCTTCGTCCTCCTCGACGGGGACGAGCACCGGGAGGCCTACACCCACGGCGGGCAGGATCTCGACGGCCGCCTGCTCTTCGCCAGCGGCGGCGCGGGGTTCCCCTACGGCGGCTTCGTGCTGATGGACGATCCGCTGGGCGATCCGGCCGCCATCCCGGCCGCCGCCGAGGCCGGCTTCCTCATCCGGACCCGGGCCGACACCCCGGGGGTCGAGGCGCCCGCCGGGGACACCACCCGCCGGGACGCCGCCCTCGCCTCCGGCGCCCACTGCATCAGCACCGACCACCCGGCGCCGGTGGAAGGCGTCGACTACGTCGTCGAGCTCCCCGGCGGTGGTGTCGGCCGCTGCAACCCGGTCACCGCGCCCGCGGATTGCACCCCCGCCGACATCGAGCAGCCCTACCACCTGCCCGGGGACTGA